One segment of Oncorhynchus masou masou isolate Uvic2021 unplaced genomic scaffold, UVic_Omas_1.1 unplaced_scaffold_2285, whole genome shotgun sequence DNA contains the following:
- the LOC135538945 gene encoding insulin-like, with amino-acid sequence MGGESGVLPQPTFPSAFLLLFYRASSPPPPQPIINMALWLQAASLLVLLALYPGADAAAAQHLCGSHLVDALYLVCGEKGFFYNPKRDVDPLTGFLFPKSSQENEVAEYPFKDQMDMIVKRGIVEQCCHKPCNIFDLQNYCN; translated from the exons ATGGGGGGAGAATCTGGTGTTCTGCCTCAACCAACTTTTCCTTCAGCATTTCTGCTACTCTTCTACAGAGCTTcttcaccaccacctccacag cCCATCATCAACATGGCCCTCTGGCTCCAAGCTGCATCTCTGCTGGTGCTGCTGGCCCTCTACCCTGGGGCAGACGCTGCAGCTGCCCAACACCTGTGTGGCTCTCATCTGGTGGACGCCCTCTATCTGGTGTGTGGAGAGAAAGGATTCTTTTACAACCCAAAGAGAGATGTGGATCCCCTAACAG GGTTTCTCTTTCCAAAATCGTCCCAGGAGAACGAAGTTGCTGAGTACCCGTTCAAAGACCAGATGGACATGATAGTAAAGAGAGGTATTGTAGAGCAGTGCTGTCACAAGCCTTGCAACATCTTCGACCTGCAGAACTACTGCAACTGA